Proteins co-encoded in one Setaria viridis chromosome 9, Setaria_viridis_v4.0, whole genome shotgun sequence genomic window:
- the LOC117835789 gene encoding uncharacterized protein: MECEPEELEFLGAAGIYTASASILRGPHRPLFVRVTAAFVLLLSTLFLLHIAISHTLFTHINTDDTALDSSVPSTDAQCCLLFCLASDWLALLLFKAAYLLSLLLFSLLATTTAVFSVAFVYSAKYDVLTFLWVLSVVPQVWRRLAAMFLAAFALLFVYHTVFVIVFLGLLVTADNGSGLAGLLAFLLIVAYLVALVYISVIWHLASVVSMLKNYKGLTTMRKSRDLIMKKLRDFFCKSSTNYGSLTLRTAG, translated from the coding sequence ATGGAGTGCGAGCCGGAGGAGCTGGAGTTCCTGGGGGCGGCAGGCATCTACACCGCCTCCGCATCGATCCTCCGTGGCCCGCACAGGCCTCTCTTCGTCCGCGTCACCGCCGCATTCGTCCTATTGCTCTccaccctcttcctcctccacatcGCCATTTCCCACACCCTCTTCACCCACATCAACACCGATGACACCGCCCTCGACTCCTCCGTCCCGAGCACCGACGCCCAGTGCTGCCTCCTCTTCTGCCTCGCATCCGACTggctcgccctcctcctcttcaaggCCGCctacctcctctccctcctcctcttctccctcctcgccaccaccaccgccgtctTCTCCGTCGCCTTCGTCTACTCTGCCAAGTACGACGTGCTCACCTTCTTGTGGGTGCTCTCCGTCGTGCCCCAAGTATGGAGGAGGCTCGCAGCGATGTTCCTCGCGGCCTTCGCGCTCCTCTTCGTGTACCACACGGTGTTCGTCATCGTCTTCCTTGGGCTCCTCGTCACCGCGGATAACGGGTCGGGGCTCGCAGGGCTGCTCGCGTTCCTCCTTATCGTCGCCTACCTCGTGGCACTCGTCTACATCAGCGTCATCTGGCACCTCGCCAGCGTCGTCTCCATGCTCAAGAACTACAAGGGCCTCACCACCATGCGCAAGAGCAGGGACCTCATTATGAAAAAACTGAGGGACTTTTTTTGCAAATCATCAACGAACTACGGCAGTTTAACTCTcaggactgcgggttga
- the LOC117835790 gene encoding G-type lectin S-receptor-like serine/threonine-protein kinase At2g19130 has translation MLILVFLLLSSFNLQTTGAIDTLTLGQSLPWNQTLVSKGGNFELGLFSPGKSKKYYIGIWFKKVSKQTVVWVANRERPILEPSASRFTLSDRGELLVVQVTPSNTLLWSSNASATSSPRATVATLQDDGNLVVRSNATASASGPVVWQSFDHPTDTWLPGARLGYDRARGVHSFLTSWTDSENPAPGAFSMVIDPQGQAKFDLLAGGVHQYWTTGLWDGEVFENVPEMRSGYFVGVPYAPNASVNFFSYHDRKPMGIGNFVLYVNGQMRRRQWIQGGDWVLFCSEPHDACDVYGSCGPFGVCSNTTSPACECPAAAFAPQSQGEWALGNTASGCARRTVLECPSDGFLKMPYAVQLPNGSAEAAAGARSDKACAVACQRDCSCTAYLYDGAKCLVWNGELVNLRRLPSNDQGDQGVAGAVLHLRVAASEAPPPATVAHSWRKSMVILSSSVSVVVLLLACLIIFVAVAVVLRKRRGKGKVTAVQGSLLLFDYQAVKAATRDFTEKLGSGSFGSVYKGVLPDKTLVAVKKLDGLRQGDKQFRAEVVTLGMIHHINLVRLRGFCSEGNKRALVYDYMPNGSLDAYLFKNSSGSKFLSWSQRFGIAVGVARGLAYLHEKCRECIIHCDIKPENILLDEELGAKLADFGMAKLVGHEFSRVLTTMRGTMGYLAPEWLAGAPVTAKADVYSFGLLLFELVSGRRNNGSSEEGGRSAVYFPVHAAVKLHAGDVVGLLDEKLAGDAYVEELERVCKVACWCIQDDEGDRPTMGLVVQQLEGVTDVGLPPIPSRLHMLATANGCAGGVAEDEPKNGSKLATEV, from the coding sequence ATGCTCATCCTCGTTTTCCTGCTCCTCTCCAGCTTCAACCTCCAAACAACCGGCGCCATCGACACCCTCACCTTGGGCCAGTCCCTCCCATGGAACCAGACGCTGGTCTCCAAGGGCGGCAACTTTGAGCTCGGCCTCTTCTCCCCCGGCAAGTCCAAGAAGTACTACATCGGCATCTGGTTCAAGAAGGTCTCCAAGCAAACGGTCGTGTGGGTGGCCAACCGAGAGCGCCCGATCCTCGAGCCGTCAGCCTCTCGCTTCACGCTGAGCGACCGCGGCGAGCTCCTTGTCGTCCAAGTGACGCCATCGAACACCTTGCTGTGGTCGTCGAACGCGTCCGCCACCTCGTCCCCGCGCGCCACCGTCGCCACGCTCCAGGACGACGGCAACCTCGTGGTGCGGAGCAACGCCACGGCATCGGCGTCGGGCCCCGTGGTGTGGCAGAGCTTCGACCACCCCACGGACACATGGCTCCCCGGGGCCAGGCTCGGCTACGACAGGGCCCGCGGCGTGCACAGCTTCCTCACGTCGTGGACGGACTCTGAGaacccggcgcccggcgcgttCTCCATGGTGATCGACCCGCAAGGGCAAGCCAAGTTCGACCTGCTCGCCGGCGGTGTCCACCAGTACTGGACCACCGGCCTGTGGGACGGCGAGGTGTTCGAGAACGTGCCGGAGATGCGGTCGGGCTACTTTGTCGGCGTCCCCTACGCGCCGAACGCCAGCGTGAACTTCTTCAGCTACCACGACCGGAAGCCCATGGGCATCGGCAACTTCGTGCTCTACGTGAACGGGCAGATGCGTCGGCGGCAGTGGATTCAGGGAGGGGACTGGGTGCTCTTCTGCTCCGAGCCCCACGACGCGTGCGACGTGTACGGATCCTGCGGGCCCTTCGGCGTGTGCAGCAACACCACCAGCCCCGCGTGCGAGTGCCCCGCGGCGGCCTTCGCGCCCCAGTCACAGGGGGAGTGGGCGCTGGGGAACACCGCGTCGGGGTGCGCGAGGCGGACCGTGCTGGAATGCCCCAGCGACGGGTTCCTCAAGATGCCGTACGCCGTGCAGCTCCCGAACGgctcggcggaggcggcggccggagcacgGAGCGACAAGGCGTGCGCGGTCGCCTGCCAGCGAGACTGCTCGTGCACCGCGTACCTCTACGACGGAGCCAAGTGCTTGGTGTGGAACGGCGAGCTCGTGAACCTGAGGAGACTCCCGTCCAACGATCAAGGCGACCAAGGCGTCGCGGGGGCCGTGCTTCACCTCCGTGTCGCGGCCTCGGAGGCGCCACCGCCTGCGACGGTTGCGCATTCTTGGAGGAAGTCTATGGTGATCCTCAGTAGCTCGGTGTCGGTCGTGGTCCTACTACTGGCGTGCCTCATAATCTTTgtcgcggtggcggtggtgctgcgGAAGCGGCGGGGGAAGGGCAAGGTGACCGCGGTGCAGGGCTCGCTGCTGCTGTTCGACTACCAGGCCGTCAAAGCGGCGACGCGGGATTTCACGGAGAAGCTCGGGAGCGGCAGCTTCGGGTCGGTGTACAAGGGGGTTCTCCCCGACAAGACGCTCGTGGCCGTCAAGAAGCTCGACGGCCTGCGGCAGGGCGACAAGCAGTTCCGCGCCGAGGTGGTCACCCTCGGCATGATCCACCACATCAACCTCGTGCGACTCCGTGGCTTCTGCTCTGAGGGGAACAAGAGGGCTCTCGTGTACGACTACATGCCCAACGGCTCGCTGGACGCGTACCTGTTCAAGAACAGCTCGGGCTCCAAGTTCCTGAGCTGGAGCCAGAGGTTTGGCATCGCGGTCGGCGTGGCCAGGGGCCTGGCTTACCTTCACGAGAAGTGCCGGGAGTGCATCATACACTGCGACATCAAGCCGGAGAACATCCTCCTCGACGAGGAGCTGGGCGCGAAGCTCGCGGACTTCGGCATGGCCAAGCTCGTCGGCCATGAGTTCAGCCGCGTCCTGACCACCATGCGGGGCACGATGGGTTATCTCGCGCCGGAGTGGCTCGCGGGCGCACCGGTCACCGCCAAGgccgacgtgtacagcttcggcctGCTGCTGTTCGAGCTCGTCTCGGGCCGCCGGAACAACGGCTCCTCGGAGGAGGGGGGCCGCTCCGCCGTGTACTTCCCGGTGCACGCCGCGGTCAAGCTGCACGCGGGCGACGTGGTCGGCCTGCTGGACGAGAAGCTGGCCGGGGATGCCTACGTGGAGGAGCTTGAGAGGGTCTGCAAGGTCGCGTGCTGGTGCATTCAGGATGATGAAGGCGACCGGCCGACCATGGGGCTCGTTGTGCAGCAGCTCGAAGGTGTTACTGATGTTGGACTGCCGCCGATACCGTCGCGGCTTCACATGCTGGCGACGGCTAATGGGTGCGCCGGTGGGGTTGCCGAGGACGAACCAAAAAACGGTAGCAAATTAGCGACAGAAGTGTAA
- the LOC117836752 gene encoding uncharacterized protein isoform X1, giving the protein MDIKDSPVWSKLSYVSCASNGIVLMDESLQLLPAIETLDLSRNKFAKVDNLRKCTKLRNLDLGFNHLRSISSLSEVSSRIVKLVVRNNALTTVHGIENLKSLMGLDLSYNIISNFSELEILGTLSLLQNLWLEGNPICCARWYRAHVFSFFRNPENLKLDDKGMNTQEYWEKQVLFACRQNQPAGYGFYFPAMDDHEDEDTLTLKMRKISRLASIVEGERNLSDDGTDQQSTPCDSDSSKKDETAGADHDIRIASLINTAELLKKEKSSDWLREFKEWMDDNADKTDGENLSADVTYGNGSYARQKKRQKAHKETSNNMSDLVHVSEGGSSSNLLESDSSFTDNAHSGSNGIVKESSNEVNANQVHLTMHLNYFQRPPPLELVGTSHTDPFSELEDGSRNMLANGTPSNTMSKLIESSPYNAYPSPQSPPQYKEDILHRRLFLEEEFLQISGHLHSVGSLGSDSSCSDDSSDDFCSCNSEDDCAAMQTKMELALNGQVALFPFVDSDHEGNKYFSAEKSLSDHSAEDEPIRTDHREFDIEEFHDSNQRNGHLGQNSGHLVGQKGKQRFKRRIFALKNHNGTKIESIKMNGDQVDEHVLAEGNGHLTCDPSKSTPKKEGSESHYSRILPKNVSTNITSCTTGEHMIVKDFINLEVAKNDKSETCEQVACCAYLFQEAGALVQREVALLQSSQNKLYVLLLDMVCDGKETKPRVLGSYTLESLEKVSIGLGLQALRVHMVDDTTHLFFTRTSKEAQDVLWLLSVTNTNFPKLNHEIHLQSWENIQVKLFEKCICGSAKKGIFLYSMLMFWRNDAEDDSFFIRSIFVIEGSILVCIEDLDQFGRVPDDSDPPYFSLDASCSINNIQEVVMDQRNGKCLTLILDNHRQEEFHNSIQNPSNKQSDEIDAVHTWKLEWFSEEALLKFISVLKALYSTAAASSLPVKCIS; this is encoded by the exons ATGGATATCAAGGACTCTCCTGTATGGAGCAAACTTTCATATGTCTCATGTGCATCTAATGGCATAGTACTCATGGATGAATCGCTGCAATTGTTGCCTGCAATTGAAACCCTGGATCTCAGTCGCAACAAGTTTGCAAAGGTGGACAATCTGCGGAAATGTACAAAGTTGCGAAATCTGGATCTTGGATTTAATCATTTGCGTTCAATTTCATCTTTGAGTGAG GTTTCCAGTCGAATTGTAAAACTTGTTGTGAGAAACAACGCTTTAACTACAGTACATGGGATTGAGAATCTCAAGTCACTCATGGGGCTTGACCTTTCGTACAATATCATCTCAAATTTCTCAGAGTTGGAAATCCTTGGCACGCTATCTTTATTGCAGAACCTCTGGTTGGAAGGCAATCCTATCTGCTGTGCTCGGTGGTATCGAGCACATGTGTTCAGTTTTTTTCGTAATCCAGAAAAT TTGAAGTTAGATGATAAAGGTATGAACACGCAAGAATACTGGGAAAAGCAAGTACTGTTTGCATGCAGACAAAATCAACCTGCTGGTTATGGATTTTATTTCCCTGCAATGGATGATCATGAAGATGAGGACACGCTAACTTTGAAGATG AGAAAAATTTCCCGACTTGCCAGCAtagtggagggagagagaaatcTCTCTGATGATGGTACAGACCAGCAGTCCACCCCCTGTGATAGTGACAGTTCTAAGAAGGATGAAACTGCAGGTGCTGATCATGACATAAGAATTGCTTCATTGATAAACACCGCTGaattgctgaagaaagaaaaatcaaGTGACTGGCTCCGTGAGTTTAAGGAGTGGATGGATGACAATGCAGACAAAACAGATGGTGAAAACCTATCTGCTGATGTCACCTATGGCAATGGAAGTTATGCTAGACAAAAGAAAAGGCAGAAAGCACACAAGGAGACTTCAAATAACATGTCGGATTTGGTACATGTATCAGAAGGTGGGAGCAGCTCAAACCTTTTGGAGTCGGACTCATCTTTCACAGATAATGCACATTCTGGTTCTAATGGAATCGTCAAAGAATCCTCGAATGAAGTGAATGCAAACCAAGTTCATCTAACGATGCACTTAAATTATTTTCAACGACCTCCTCCCCTTGAGTTAGTAGGTACTTCACATACTGACCCCTTCTCTGAGTTGGAAGATGGTTCAAGAAATATGCTGGCAAATGGAACACCATCCAATACAATGAGCAAGTTGATAGAATCAAGTCCATACAATGCATATCCTAGTCCTCAGTCACCTCCACAATACAAGGAGGACATTCTACACCGCAGACTTTTTCTGGAGGAAGAGTTTTTGCAGATTTCAGGACATCTTCATTCTGTTGGTTCACTCGGTAGTGATAGCAGCTGCAGTGATGATTCTTCGGATGATTTTTGTTCATGCAATTCGGAAGATGATTGTGCAGCAATGCAGACAAAGATGGAGTTGGCTCTTAATGGACAGGTGGCTTTGTTTCCTTTTGTAGATAGTGATCATGAGGGAAACAAGTACTTTTCAGCGGAGAAAAGTTTATCTGACCATTCAGCAGAAGATGAACCAATTCGCACAGATCACAGAGAGTTTGATATTGAGGAGTTTCATGACAGTAACCAGAGGAATGGTCATCTAGGTCAGAATTCAGGCCATCTAGTTGGACAAAAAGGCAAGCAGAGGTTTAAGAGGAGGATATTTGCTTTGAAGAATCATAATGGTACCAAAATAGAAAGTATTAAAATGAATGGCGATCAGGTGGATGAGCATGTTTTAGCTGAAGGAAATGGCCATTTGACATGCGACCCGAGCAAAAGTACTCCCAAGAAAGAAGGCTCTGAAAGCCATTACTCAAGAATTCTGCCTAAGAATGTCAGCACAAATATAACTTCTTGTACGACAGGGGAACACATGATCGTCAAGGATTTCATCAACTTGGAAGTAGCAAAAAATGACAAGTCTGAAACATGTGAACAAGTAGCTTGTTGTGCATACCTGTTTCAGGAAGCGGGCGCTTTAGTCCAAAG AGAGGTAGCCTTGCTGCAAAGTTCTCAAAACAAATTGTATGTCCTGCTACTTGATATGGTTTGTGATGGAAAAG AAACCAAGCCAAGAGTTTTGGGCAGCTATACTCTGGAAAGTCTGGAAAAGGTTTCAATTGGGCTGGGACTACAGGCACTGAG GGTACACATGGTAGACGATACAACTCATCTATTCTTCACACGGACTTCCAAGGAAGCACAAGATGTACTTTGGCTCTTGAGTGTAACCAACACCAACTTCCCCAAATTAAACCATGAGATACATTTGCAAAG TTGGGAGAACATCCAAGTTAAATTGTTCGAGAAATGTATATGTGGATCTGCAAAGAAGGGAATATTTCTCTACTCTATGTTGATGTTCTGGAGGAATGATGCTGAAG ACGACTCCTTTTTTATCAGATCCATATTTGTCATTGAAGGATCAATATTGGTGTGCATTGAGGACCTAGATCAGTTTGGTCGTGTACCTGATGATTCAGACCCTCCATACTTTTCTCTTGATGCATCTTGTTCTATTAACAATATTCAAGAAGTG GTCATGGATCAGCGCAACGGCAAATGTTTGACATTGATTTTGGATAATCATAGGCAAGAAGAGTTTCACAATAGCATCCAGAATCCGAGTAACAAGCAGTCTGATGAAATTGatgcggtacatacatggaaACTTGAGTGGTTCTCTGAAGAAGCACTTCTGAAGTTCATTTCTGTACTTAAGGCTCTTTACTCGACAGCAGCAGCTTCATCTTTACCTGTTAAGTGTATATCCTGA
- the LOC117836752 gene encoding uncharacterized protein isoform X2, whose translation MDIKDSPVWSKLSYVSCASNGIVLMDESLQLLPAIETLDLSRNKFAKVDNLRKCTKLRNLDLGFNHLRSISSLSEVSSRIVKLVVRNNALTTVHGIENLKSLMGLDLSYNIISNFSELEILGTLSLLQNLWLEGNPICCARWYRAHVFSFFRNPENLKLDDKGMNTQEYWEKQVLFACRQNQPAGYGFYFPAMDDHEDEDTLTLKMRKISRLASIVEGERNLSDDGTDQQSTPCDSDSSKKDETAGADHDIRIASLINTAELLKKEKSSDWLREFKEWMDDNADKTDGENLSADVTYGNGSYARQKKRQKAHKETSNNMSDLVHVSEGGSSSNLLESDSSFTDNAHSGSNGIVKESSNEVNANQVHLTMHLNYFQRPPPLELVGTSHTDPFSELEDGSRNMLANGTPSNTMSKLIESSPYNAYPSPQSPPQYKEDILHRRLFLEEEFLQISGHLHSVGSLGSDSSCSDDSSDDFCSCNSEDDCAAMQTKMELALNGQVALFPFVDSDHEGNKYFSAEKSLSDHSAEDEPIRTDHREFDIEEFHDSNQRNGHLGQNSGHLVGQKGKQRFKRRIFALKNHNGTKIESIKMNGDQVDEHVLAEGNGHLTCDPSKSTPKKEGSESHYSRILPKNVSTNITSCTTGEHMIVKDFINLEVAKNDKSETCEQVACCAYLFQEAGALVQREVALLQSSQNKLYVLLLDMVCDGKETKPRVLGSYTLESLEKVSIGLGLQALRVHMVDDTTHLFFTRTSKEAQDVLWLLSVTNTNFPKLNHEIHLQSWENIQVKLFEKCICGSAKKGIFLYSMLMFWRNDAEDDSFFIRSIFVIEGSILVCIEDLDQFGRVPDDSDPPYFSLDASCSINNIQEVARRVSQ comes from the exons ATGGATATCAAGGACTCTCCTGTATGGAGCAAACTTTCATATGTCTCATGTGCATCTAATGGCATAGTACTCATGGATGAATCGCTGCAATTGTTGCCTGCAATTGAAACCCTGGATCTCAGTCGCAACAAGTTTGCAAAGGTGGACAATCTGCGGAAATGTACAAAGTTGCGAAATCTGGATCTTGGATTTAATCATTTGCGTTCAATTTCATCTTTGAGTGAG GTTTCCAGTCGAATTGTAAAACTTGTTGTGAGAAACAACGCTTTAACTACAGTACATGGGATTGAGAATCTCAAGTCACTCATGGGGCTTGACCTTTCGTACAATATCATCTCAAATTTCTCAGAGTTGGAAATCCTTGGCACGCTATCTTTATTGCAGAACCTCTGGTTGGAAGGCAATCCTATCTGCTGTGCTCGGTGGTATCGAGCACATGTGTTCAGTTTTTTTCGTAATCCAGAAAAT TTGAAGTTAGATGATAAAGGTATGAACACGCAAGAATACTGGGAAAAGCAAGTACTGTTTGCATGCAGACAAAATCAACCTGCTGGTTATGGATTTTATTTCCCTGCAATGGATGATCATGAAGATGAGGACACGCTAACTTTGAAGATG AGAAAAATTTCCCGACTTGCCAGCAtagtggagggagagagaaatcTCTCTGATGATGGTACAGACCAGCAGTCCACCCCCTGTGATAGTGACAGTTCTAAGAAGGATGAAACTGCAGGTGCTGATCATGACATAAGAATTGCTTCATTGATAAACACCGCTGaattgctgaagaaagaaaaatcaaGTGACTGGCTCCGTGAGTTTAAGGAGTGGATGGATGACAATGCAGACAAAACAGATGGTGAAAACCTATCTGCTGATGTCACCTATGGCAATGGAAGTTATGCTAGACAAAAGAAAAGGCAGAAAGCACACAAGGAGACTTCAAATAACATGTCGGATTTGGTACATGTATCAGAAGGTGGGAGCAGCTCAAACCTTTTGGAGTCGGACTCATCTTTCACAGATAATGCACATTCTGGTTCTAATGGAATCGTCAAAGAATCCTCGAATGAAGTGAATGCAAACCAAGTTCATCTAACGATGCACTTAAATTATTTTCAACGACCTCCTCCCCTTGAGTTAGTAGGTACTTCACATACTGACCCCTTCTCTGAGTTGGAAGATGGTTCAAGAAATATGCTGGCAAATGGAACACCATCCAATACAATGAGCAAGTTGATAGAATCAAGTCCATACAATGCATATCCTAGTCCTCAGTCACCTCCACAATACAAGGAGGACATTCTACACCGCAGACTTTTTCTGGAGGAAGAGTTTTTGCAGATTTCAGGACATCTTCATTCTGTTGGTTCACTCGGTAGTGATAGCAGCTGCAGTGATGATTCTTCGGATGATTTTTGTTCATGCAATTCGGAAGATGATTGTGCAGCAATGCAGACAAAGATGGAGTTGGCTCTTAATGGACAGGTGGCTTTGTTTCCTTTTGTAGATAGTGATCATGAGGGAAACAAGTACTTTTCAGCGGAGAAAAGTTTATCTGACCATTCAGCAGAAGATGAACCAATTCGCACAGATCACAGAGAGTTTGATATTGAGGAGTTTCATGACAGTAACCAGAGGAATGGTCATCTAGGTCAGAATTCAGGCCATCTAGTTGGACAAAAAGGCAAGCAGAGGTTTAAGAGGAGGATATTTGCTTTGAAGAATCATAATGGTACCAAAATAGAAAGTATTAAAATGAATGGCGATCAGGTGGATGAGCATGTTTTAGCTGAAGGAAATGGCCATTTGACATGCGACCCGAGCAAAAGTACTCCCAAGAAAGAAGGCTCTGAAAGCCATTACTCAAGAATTCTGCCTAAGAATGTCAGCACAAATATAACTTCTTGTACGACAGGGGAACACATGATCGTCAAGGATTTCATCAACTTGGAAGTAGCAAAAAATGACAAGTCTGAAACATGTGAACAAGTAGCTTGTTGTGCATACCTGTTTCAGGAAGCGGGCGCTTTAGTCCAAAG AGAGGTAGCCTTGCTGCAAAGTTCTCAAAACAAATTGTATGTCCTGCTACTTGATATGGTTTGTGATGGAAAAG AAACCAAGCCAAGAGTTTTGGGCAGCTATACTCTGGAAAGTCTGGAAAAGGTTTCAATTGGGCTGGGACTACAGGCACTGAG GGTACACATGGTAGACGATACAACTCATCTATTCTTCACACGGACTTCCAAGGAAGCACAAGATGTACTTTGGCTCTTGAGTGTAACCAACACCAACTTCCCCAAATTAAACCATGAGATACATTTGCAAAG TTGGGAGAACATCCAAGTTAAATTGTTCGAGAAATGTATATGTGGATCTGCAAAGAAGGGAATATTTCTCTACTCTATGTTGATGTTCTGGAGGAATGATGCTGAAG ACGACTCCTTTTTTATCAGATCCATATTTGTCATTGAAGGATCAATATTGGTGTGCATTGAGGACCTAGATCAGTTTGGTCGTGTACCTGATGATTCAGACCCTCCATACTTTTCTCTTGATGCATCTTGTTCTATTAACAATATTCAAGAAGTG GCAAGAAGAGTTTCACAATAG